From one Lysinibacillus sp. G4S2 genomic stretch:
- a CDS encoding nuclease-related domain-containing protein: MAQLVKLQDYISRYQIDLARYPTQFVRLKQSQWERVKRQWELGEEITEWQHADNDSENHSFEEKERFSLFKKLFAGRQKEDNEDVEQIEITNELVSDEDSIPEEETTLTFEPKIVYAPQSIHELKRMFIDQFFQFQMKWASSTLREKSYVDPRFMRDPLLRNLLQKLPDNYLLFYYPILQIRKAPIELDVVLMSPTECICITVLEAENQAVYVGGSDRFWIKKVGTKDSKVLNPMINLNRMESVLTQLFKQDEISMPIRKIVLTRNGYFDYPGSPYGIQFVDRRNYLEWMEQLKKVSSPMKHMQIRAAQTILNTVQTTSFNRDIWRKPSQLAEE, encoded by the coding sequence ATGGCACAATTGGTGAAATTACAGGATTATATCTCACGCTATCAAATTGATTTAGCAAGATATCCAACACAATTTGTACGCTTAAAGCAAAGTCAATGGGAGCGTGTTAAGCGACAGTGGGAATTAGGGGAAGAAATTACTGAGTGGCAACATGCCGACAATGATTCAGAAAATCATTCTTTCGAAGAGAAGGAGCGATTTTCTTTATTCAAAAAATTATTTGCGGGTCGTCAGAAGGAAGATAATGAGGACGTTGAACAGATAGAAATAACGAATGAACTTGTGAGTGATGAAGATAGCATTCCAGAAGAAGAAACGACCTTAACATTTGAACCGAAAATTGTCTATGCACCGCAATCTATTCATGAATTAAAGCGAATGTTTATCGATCAATTTTTCCAGTTTCAAATGAAATGGGCAAGTTCAACACTACGTGAAAAGTCGTATGTAGATCCTCGTTTTATGCGTGATCCTTTGTTACGAAATTTATTGCAAAAACTACCGGATAATTATTTACTTTTTTATTACCCTATTTTACAAATCAGAAAAGCACCTATAGAGCTTGATGTTGTACTAATGTCACCAACAGAATGTATTTGTATAACAGTGCTAGAAGCGGAAAATCAAGCGGTTTATGTGGGCGGTAGTGATCGTTTCTGGATAAAAAAGGTAGGGACGAAGGATTCAAAAGTCCTTAATCCAATGATCAATTTAAATCGTATGGAATCTGTATTAACTCAATTATTTAAGCAGGATGAGATAAGTATGCCAATTCGAAAAATTGTTTTAACACGAAATGGCTATTTCGATTATCCGGGGTCACCTTATGGAATTCAATTTGTTGATCGTCGAAATTACTTAGAATGGATGGAGCAATTAAAGAAAGTATCCTCTCCAATGAAGCATATGCAAATTCGTGCTGCCCAAACGATTTTAAACACTGTACAAACAACATCCTTTAATAGGGATATTTGGCGGAAACCTTCTCAACTGGCTGAGGAATAA
- a CDS encoding diacylglycerol kinase family protein has product MQVLFIVNEAAGHGKGKKVWHHLQQHLTINYQVAFTEYEGHGQELAKKWAEDTQTKKLIVIVGGDGTIHEVVSGVLHNEFIVIGVVRAGSGNDFARSFTTFQNVGQIETYLQTEMANKTMDVGALHLGACQHEIFVNNAGVGFDAFATKHINKSRLKFYLNKIGLGKLSYAVAVIRGLFSFERFDVTIRTNDQEWQFHQAWFVAMSNHPYFGGGMKISPSSKPDDGQIELTIVHGISRLKLLLVFVTVFFEKHTKFKEITFLQGNQFDIIMHTNDVDCHTDGNYIGEIRQGTRIHCTVQRDVWQVISEDR; this is encoded by the coding sequence ATGCAAGTATTATTTATTGTAAATGAAGCAGCGGGGCATGGAAAAGGTAAGAAAGTTTGGCATCACCTTCAACAGCATCTAACAATCAACTATCAGGTTGCCTTTACAGAATATGAAGGACATGGACAGGAACTTGCGAAAAAATGGGCGGAAGATACACAAACAAAAAAATTAATTGTTATAGTTGGCGGTGACGGCACAATACATGAGGTCGTTAGTGGTGTGTTACATAATGAATTTATCGTTATTGGTGTAGTGCGTGCTGGCTCTGGGAATGATTTCGCACGGTCTTTTACTACATTTCAAAATGTAGGACAAATCGAAACCTATTTGCAGACGGAAATGGCCAATAAAACGATGGATGTCGGAGCTCTTCATCTCGGGGCATGCCAACACGAAATATTTGTTAATAATGCAGGTGTAGGCTTTGATGCATTTGCTACAAAGCACATTAATAAATCCCGTTTAAAGTTTTACCTCAATAAAATAGGGCTCGGCAAGTTATCCTATGCTGTGGCTGTTATAAGAGGACTATTTAGCTTTGAACGTTTTGATGTAACCATTCGTACAAACGATCAAGAGTGGCAATTTCATCAGGCATGGTTTGTTGCGATGAGCAATCATCCTTATTTCGGAGGAGGTATGAAAATTTCGCCTTCCTCGAAACCTGATGATGGACAAATCGAACTAACAATCGTTCATGGTATTTCACGTCTCAAATTACTCCTTGTATTTGTCACAGTGTTTTTTGAAAAACATACAAAGTTTAAAGAGATCACTTTTTTGCAAGGTAATCAATTCGACATTATTATGCACACAAATGACGTTGACTGTCATACAGATGGAAACTATATTGGAGAAATTAGACAGGGGACGAGAATTCACTGTACAGTCCAACGTGATGTGTGGCAGGTCATATCAGAGGACCGTTAA
- the trmB gene encoding tRNA (guanosine(46)-N7)-methyltransferase TrmB, translating into MRLRNKPWAEEMITNHPEVIVPNPEDFKGNWQAVFGNDNPIHIEVGTGKGQFVTGMALQNPDINYIGIELYDSVIVCALEKILEAKSPANLRLLKVNGADLYKYFGKNDVNRVYLNFSDPWPKTRHAKRRLTHGDFLKLYESILVDNGEIHFKTDNRGLFEYSLTSMSEYGMLLKYVSLDLHANMPEDNVMTEYEQKFSAKGQPIYRLESQFITK; encoded by the coding sequence TTGAGATTAAGAAATAAGCCTTGGGCGGAGGAAATGATTACGAATCATCCAGAGGTGATTGTTCCAAACCCTGAAGACTTTAAAGGAAATTGGCAGGCTGTTTTCGGAAATGACAACCCAATACATATTGAAGTAGGTACTGGGAAAGGTCAATTTGTCACAGGTATGGCTTTACAAAATCCGGATATAAATTATATTGGTATTGAACTTTATGATAGTGTAATTGTTTGTGCATTGGAAAAAATTTTAGAGGCTAAATCTCCAGCGAATTTACGATTATTAAAAGTAAATGGCGCAGATTTATATAAATATTTTGGAAAAAATGATGTTAATCGTGTGTATCTGAATTTCTCAGATCCTTGGCCGAAAACGCGCCATGCTAAGCGACGTTTAACGCACGGGGATTTTTTGAAATTATATGAGTCGATTTTGGTGGATAATGGGGAAATCCATTTTAAAACGGACAACCGTGGTTTGTTTGAGTATTCGTTAACTAGTATGTCTGAATACGGTATGTTACTTAAGTATGTATCACTCGACTTACATGCAAATATGCCTGAGGATAATGTTATGACTGAATATGAGCAGAAATTCTCTGCTAAAGGACAGCCAATTTATCGTCTCGAATCGCAATTCATTACTAAATAG
- the dat gene encoding D-amino-acid transaminase, giving the protein MAYSLWNDQIVEEGSIAVSPEDRGYQFGDGIYEVIKVYNGNMFTAQEHIDRFYASADKIRLVIPYTKDVLHKLLHELIEKNNLETGHVYFQITRGTTSRNHIFPDASVPAVLTGNVKVGERSYENYEKGVKATFVEDIRWLRCDIKSLNLLGAVLAKQEASEKGCYEAILHRGDIVTECSSANVYGIKDGKLYTHPANNFILNGITRQVILKCAEEINLSVIEEPMTKADLLTMDEVIVSSVSSEVTPVIDVDDNKIGTGVPGEWTRKLQQAFEAKLPLSINAN; this is encoded by the coding sequence ATGGCATATTCATTATGGAATGATCAAATCGTTGAAGAAGGATCTATTGCAGTATCTCCAGAAGACAGAGGTTACCAATTTGGTGACGGCATTTATGAAGTAATTAAAGTTTATAATGGAAATATGTTCACAGCACAAGAACACATTGATCGTTTCTATGCGAGTGCTGATAAAATTCGTCTTGTCATTCCGTATACTAAAGACGTATTACACAAATTATTACATGAACTTATTGAAAAAAATAACTTGGAAACAGGCCATGTTTACTTCCAAATCACACGTGGTACAACTTCTCGCAATCATATTTTTCCAGACGCAAGTGTACCAGCTGTATTAACAGGGAATGTTAAAGTTGGCGAGCGTTCATATGAAAATTATGAAAAAGGTGTTAAAGCTACTTTTGTAGAGGATATCCGCTGGTTACGTTGTGATATTAAATCTTTAAATTTACTAGGTGCTGTACTGGCAAAGCAAGAAGCGTCTGAAAAAGGTTGCTATGAAGCTATTTTACATCGTGGAGATATCGTAACAGAATGTTCATCAGCGAATGTTTATGGCATTAAAGATGGTAAGCTTTATACACATCCTGCTAATAACTTCATTTTAAACGGTATTACACGTCAAGTTATTTTAAAATGTGCTGAGGAAATTAATCTATCTGTTATTGAAGAACCGATGACAAAGGCTGATTTATTAACGATGGATGAAGTAATTGTGTCATCTGTATCTTCTGAAGTAACACCTGTGATCGATGTTGATGATAACAAAATTGGTACTGGAGTTCCAGGTGAATGGACTCGTAAATTACAGCAAGCATTCGAGGCGAAATTACCGCTTTCCATTAATGCTAATTAA